AGTAGGCGCGCGCCAACTGCAGGGCCGTGGCGGAGATGCCGTAGCCGTATGCCACCGTGGCCTGCTCGATCCGCGACCAGTGCGCGTAGTGGTTCAGGCGGCCCGCGAACTCGCCGGGGAAACCGCTGCCCGTGCCGGAGCCGAAGCCGACGGAGTTCAGCACTCTCCAGAGCAGGTCGGACGGCAGCGACAGCGCGATCTTGCTGATCCCGACGTTGCTGGAATTGGCCAGGACATGGGTCAGGTCCAGCACGCCGTAGTTGCGCCGGTCATGGATCGTATGGCCGCCGACCCGTAGCGTGCCGGGGGCGGTGTCCACGCGCGAGGCGGGCAGGTAGCTGCCGGACAGCAGCGCCGCCAGCGCGGTGAAGGGTTTGATCGTGGAGCCGGGCTCGAAAGAATCCGTGACGGATATATTGCGGTGGTAGCGCCGCTCCAGGTCCTGCCGGCTATTCGGGTTGTAGGAGGGCTGGTTCGCCATTGCCAGCACCTCGCCGCTGTCGGGAGCCACCAGCACCAGCGTGCCCGCCGCCGCCCGCCGCTGCGCCACCGCCGTCTTCAATTCCCGGTGCGCCAGGTACTGGAGCCTGCGGTCTATGGCCAGCGTCAGGTCGCGGCCCGGCACCGCCGCGCGCACGGTCTCGATATTCTTGACGGTCTGTCCCAGCCGGTCCCGCAACACCCGTTTGACGCCGCGCCGCCCCCGCAGCCGGTCGTCGTGCCGCAGTTCGATGCCCTCCTGCCCGCGGTCGTCTATGTCGGTAAAGCCCAGCAGTTGCGCCGTGACCTCGCCGGCCGGGTAATAGCGCCGGTATTCCCTCTGCACGGACACGCCGGGCAGCCCCAGCGCCATGACCCGGGCGCCGAAATCGGGTTCCGCCCCCCGGTGCAGATAGACGAAATCTTTGCGGATGCGCTCCTGCAACCGCCGCCGCAGCGCGGCGGGCTCCGTATTCAACAGCTGCGCCAGCCGCGCCAGCCCTGCGTCTTCCGCCGCCAGCAGCTCGCGGGGGGTGGCCCATATGGAATGCACCGGCGTGCTGATCGCCAGCGGTTCCCCGTGGCGGTCCGTGATCATGCCGCGGATCGCGGGCACTTCCATGACCCGCAGCGCGCGCGCGTCCCCGTGCTCCTCCAGAGACTCTTGCTGGTACAGCTGCAAGTAGGCGACGCGGGCCAGCAGCACCGCCGCCGCCAGGTGCAGCAGGCACAGCAGCGTGATATGCCGGTACCGGTGCCGCACGGGGCGTCAGTCCCCTGCTCCGGCGCGGCGTCCGGGCGCCGCCTCGGGGCCTCCCCGCAGGATCACCAGGACTTCCTCCCGCGGCAGGCCCATGCCGATCCGGGTGCGCGCCAACCGTTCGATGCGGCCGTGATCGGCCCAGGTGCTGCGCTCCAACTGCAACCGGCCCCATTGTTCGTTCAGCGCGTCCCGGTCGCGCTCCAACTGCTGCATCTCGACGAACAGGCGCCGCGCCTCGTGCCGCGACCAGACGATCAAGACGGCGGTCAGGAAGATCGCCAGACCCAGCAGCCAGGGCAGCAGAGCCGGATGCAGCGCCTTCATCGTTCCCTGCCGGCAACGCGCAGCACCGCGCTGCGGCAGCGCGGGTTGGCCGTCACCTCTTCCGGGTCGGGGCGCAGCGGGCCGGCTACCGGCAACAGGCGGGCGCCCTCCGCCCGCCGCCGTTCGCGCAGAAAGCGCTTGACAATCCGGTCCTCCAGGGAATGGAAGCTGATGACCGCCAGGCGTCCGCCAGGAGCCAGCAGCTTTGCCGCCTGTTCCAGTCCCTCGCGCAGCTCGTCGAGTTCCCGGTTGATATGGATGCGGATGGCCTGGAAGCAGCGAGTGGCCGGGTGCCTGCCGCCTCTGCCGCCGCGCCCGCCCCGGCCCGCCGGCATCGCCCGGCGGATGATGTCCGCCAGTTGTCCGCAGCCCTGGATTCGCGCTTGCCGGCGCGCCGCGACGATGGCGCGCGCGACGCGCCGGGCGTAGCGTTCCTCGCCGTACTCCCGAAACACGCGGGCCATCTCCCGCTCGGTAGCGCGGGCAATCCAATCGGCGGCGCTCTGGCCCTGGGATGGGTCCATACGCATGTCCAGCGCGCCGTCCTGGCGCAGGCCAAAGCCGCGCGCCGCGTCCAGCAACTGGGGCAGGGACACGCCCAGGTCGAACAACACCCCGTCCACCCGGCCGCCGCGCCCCT
The Gammaproteobacteria bacterium genome window above contains:
- a CDS encoding penicillin-binding transpeptidase domain-containing protein, whose translation is MRHRYRHITLLCLLHLAAAVLLARVAYLQLYQQESLEEHGDARALRVMEVPAIRGMITDRHGEPLAISTPVHSIWATPRELLAAEDAGLARLAQLLNTEPAALRRRLQERIRKDFVYLHRGAEPDFGARVMALGLPGVSVQREYRRYYPAGEVTAQLLGFTDIDDRGQEGIELRHDDRLRGRRGVKRVLRDRLGQTVKNIETVRAAVPGRDLTLAIDRRLQYLAHRELKTAVAQRRAAAGTLVLVAPDSGEVLAMANQPSYNPNSRQDLERRYHRNISVTDSFEPGSTIKPFTALAALLSGSYLPASRVDTAPGTLRVGGHTIHDRRNYGVLDLTHVLANSSNVGISKIALSLPSDLLWRVLNSVGFGSGTGSGFPGEFAGRLNHYAHWSRIEQATVAYGYGISATALQLARAYSLLATDGWLPEIRLERLDGPPKRRQLFPAAEVTMVRAMLEQVVQQPAGTGKRAAVNRYRVAGKTGTVRKNSGGNYEGNRHQALFVGMAPASDPRLVMAVVIDEPAGKEYYGSQVAAPVFSKVMEASLRLLNVPPDNLSDLDRLLVERSGRAPAEAPDDAGRG
- the ftsL gene encoding cell division protein FtsL translates to MKALHPALLPWLLGLAIFLTAVLIVWSRHEARRLFVEMQQLERDRDALNEQWGRLQLERSTWADHGRIERLARTRIGMGLPREEVLVILRGGPEAAPGRRAGAGD
- the rsmH gene encoding 16S rRNA (cytosine(1402)-N(4))-methyltransferase RsmH — its product is MGEHRSLHGHIPAMLGPVLDGLGLRPDGCYADCTYGRGGHSAAILARLGAAGRLLAFDKDPEAARHGQRRFADDPRFRIVRASFCRLTEVAAEEGRGGRVDGVLFDLGVSLPQLLDAARGFGLRQDGALDMRMDPSQGQSAADWIARATEREMARVFREYGEERYARRVARAIVAARRQARIQGCGQLADIIRRAMPAGRGGRGGRGGRHPATRCFQAIRIHINRELDELREGLEQAAKLLAPGGRLAVISFHSLEDRIVKRFLRERRRAEGARLLPVAGPLRPDPEEVTANPRCRSAVLRVAGRER